A window of Gouania willdenowi chromosome 12, fGouWil2.1, whole genome shotgun sequence contains these coding sequences:
- the tacr1b gene encoding tachykinin receptor 1b, which translates to MDPLFNASDCDLSNGTEASMNCSGWNQFVQPPWQIALWATAYCGIVSVSVVGNAVVIWIILAHRRMRTVTNYFLVNLAFAEASMSAFNTVINFIYSVHNEWYFGSVYCRFHNFFPIAAIFASIYSMTAIALDRYMAIIYPLQQRLSSAQTRSVIFLMWILALLLAFPQYFYSSTFQLPARTVCYIDWPEYETVDLKRVYYVCVTLLIYVLPLIIMGWAYTAVGVTLWASQIPGASSQHYKVQLIAKRKVVKMMIVVVCTFAVCWLPYHVYFLLHQFFPDWFEQRYIQQVYMAVMWLAMSSTMYNPVIYYCLNSRFRAGFQQAFCCFPPIDAKDELELELKTPRYLQTQLSSYRASRMETGVSTSIHPAANE; encoded by the exons ATGGATCCGCTCTTTAACGCCTCTGACTGTGACCTTTCCAACGGAACCGAAGCGTCCATGAACTGCAGCGGCTGGAACCAGTTCGTTCAGCCGCCTTGGCAGATCGCGCTGTGGGCCACGGCGTACTGCGGCATCGTGTCCGTATCGGTGGTCGGGAACGCGGTGGTGATCTGGATCATCTTGGCGCACCGACGCATGAGGACCGTAACCAACTACTTTCTG GTGAACCTGGCCTTTGCCGAGGCCTCCATGTCGGCCTTCAACACCGTCATCAACTTCATCTACTCCGTCCACAACGAGTGGTACTTCGGTTCAGTTTACTGCCGCTTCCACAACTTCTTCCCCATCGCTGCCATCTTTGCTAGCATCTACTCCATGACGGCCATCGCACTCGACAG atACATGGCCATCATCTACCCTCTGCAGCAGCGTCTGTCCTCCGCACAGACTCGGTCAGTGATTTTCTTGATGTGGATTCTGgctcttcttctggcctttccTCAGTACTTTTACTCCTCCACCTTCCAACTTCCTGCTCGTACCGTTTGCTACATCGACTGGCCCGAGTACGAGACCGTAGACCTGAAGAGAGT TTACTACGTGTGCGTCACCCTGCTGATCTACGTCTTGCCTCTGATTATTATGGGATGGGCGTACACGGCGGTGGGTGTCACCCTCTGGGCCAGTCAGATCCCTGGAGCTTCTTCCCAGCACTACAAAGTGCAGCTGATCGCCAAACGCAAG GTGGTGAAGATGATGATTGTGGTGGTTTGCACCTTCGCTGTCTGCTGGCTGCCATATCACGTCTACTTCCTGCTCCATCAGTTCTTCCCCGATTGGTTCGAGCAGCGCTACATCCAGCAGGTCTACATGGCCGTCATGTGGCTGGCAATGAGCTCCACCATGTACAACCCCGTCATCTACTACTGCCTTAACAGCAG GTTCAGAGCGGGTTTCCAGCAGGCGTTCTGCTGCTTTCCACCAATAGATGCCAAAGACGAACTGGAACTGGAGCTGAAAACCCCGCGATATCTGCAAACTCAG CTCAGCAGCTATCGAGCCAGTCGGATGGAGACAGGCGTCTCCACCTCCATCCATCCTGCAGCCAACGAATAG